One window of the Microplitis demolitor isolate Queensland-Clemson2020A chromosome 10, iyMicDemo2.1a, whole genome shotgun sequence genome contains the following:
- the LOC103569998 gene encoding signal recognition particle subunit SRP72: MASKDNNLSVLYGELNKLGHNAEYERALKVANKILAFIQDDEAALHCKIICLIQLSKFNDALQLVSRYSKQTSNWDFEKAYCLYRLNQVPEALEVVENISNPSLKLKELKAQILYRLEKYEDCFAVYRDIIKNSNDEYEDERETNLAAVIVNLVAEGSKLDVPQLREDTYELTYNAACRLIEQGSNGDRVVLAEAEKKLRAAEKLCKEALEEDATENEIDNEVGIIRVQLGYCLQLQGREKEAQALYMNVLKMKPDDMALAAVASNNLVTLNKDHNVFSSKKRMKSATLEGLEHKLTSRQRKSIAYNQCLLALYTNQGEQCQKLCGKLVKDYPDMRADASFVQAVQLSKESKVQEAVELLMKNATSNDDLCMKLACVQLLLQQGERKKAIDILENLNERDRSLSGVVSALVTLHMADNNRERASAVLKDAVNYYKRNKEKTGDLGTLWRQAADFHLRGGEVAVAAASLEALLEASPNDTKTLAQLIVAYAKSSPAKAQALSKQLPPLDQVAGVIDVDALESSNWVIGTKVIKRKVEPSPGKPGTDPTQKTKKRRKRKGKLPKNYDSSVTPDPERWLPRHERSGFRKKRDRRNRDAAMKGTQGTAAGASDLYDITKMPANVKPSPNPRHSPAVEAAGPRQQQRKVQQKKKKKGGKW; encoded by the exons ATGGCTTCAAAAGACAACAATCTGTCTGTTTTATAcggagaattaaataaattaggaCATAATGCTGAATATGAAAGAGCTTTGAAAGTTGCTAATAAAA ttctAGCATTCATCCAAGATGATGAAGCAGCattacactgtaaaataatttgtcttATTCAATTGTCTAAATTCAATGATGCATTACAACTCGTTTCGAGATATTCCAAACAAACCAG taattgGGACTTTGAAAAGGCTTATTGCCTATATCGTTTGAACCAAGTACCGGAAGCTCTGGAAGTggttgaaaatatttcaaaccCATCATTAAAATTGAAGGAACTCAAAGCCCAGATTCTGTACCGGTTGGAAAAGTATGAAGACTGTTTCGCGGTATATCGTGACatcatcaaaaattcaaacgaCGAGTACGAAGATGAGCGGGAAACAAATTTAGCGGctgtaattgttaatttagTAGCTGAGGGATCCAAGCTCGACGTTCCCCAGCTGCGAGAAGACACCTACGAGTTGACTTACAACGCAGCATGCCGGCTAATAGAGCAAGGGAGTAATGGAGACCGTGTTGTGTTGGCGGAAGCCGAGAAGAAATTACGAGCAGCTGAAAAACTTTGCAAAGAAGCTCTCGAGGAAGATGCTACCGAGAATGAGATTGATAACGAAGTGGGAATCATCCGGGTCCAACTGGGTTACTGTCTCCAGCTCCAGGGTCGTGAGAAAGAGGCTCAAGCTTTGTACATGAACGTGCTAAAGATGAAACCCGACGACATGGCACTTGCCGCAGTCGCTAGCAATAATCTCGTGACGTTAAATAAAGACCACAATGTATTCAGTAGTAAGAAGCGAATGAAGAGCGCGACTCTTGAGGGACTTGAACACAAACTGACCTCAAGACAACGCAAAAGTATCGCGTACAATCAATGTCTGCTGGCCCTGTACACCAACCAGGGCGAGCAGTGTCAAAAATTGTGCGGTAAGCTCGTAAAAGACTATCCGGATATGCGCGCAGACGCGTCATTTGTTCAAGCTGTTCAGCTTAGCAAAGAATCTAAAGTACAGGAAGCTGTTGAACTGTTGATGAAAAATGCTACCAGTAATGATGATTTATGTATGAAACTCGCCTGTGTTCAACTTTTACTACAGCAAGGCGAGCGTAAGAAAGCTATTGATATACTGGAGAATTTAAATGAACGTGATAGGTCACTGTCAGGAGTTGTCAGTGCGTTGGTGACTCTCCATATGGCTGATAATAATCGCGAACGTGCATCAGCTGTCCTTAAAGATGCTGTTAATTATTACAAGcgcaataaagaaaaaactgGTGACTTGGGAACATTATGGCGGCAAGCGGCAGACTTTCATTTACGTGGAGGTGAAGTTGCTGTCGCTGCGGCAAGTCTTGAAGCTCTTCTAGAGGCTTCACCTAATGACACCAAGACACTCGCACAGCTTATCGTTGCTTATGCTAAATCTTCACCGGCTAAAGCTCAAGCACTTTCTAAACAATTACCACCGCTTGATCAAGTAGCCGGAGTTATTGATGTCGACGCTCTGGAAAGCAGTAACTGGGTTATTGGTACTAAGGTTATCAAAAGGAAAGTTGAACCTTCGCCTGGTAAACCTGGAACGGATCCGACCCAGAAGACTAAAAAACGCAGAAAGAGGAAGGGAAAATTGCCGAAAAATTACGACTCGAGTGTAACTCCAGATCCGGAGAGATGGTTACCCAGGCACGAAAGAAGTGGATTCAGGAAAAAGAGAGATCGTAGAAACAGAGATGCTGCTATGAAAGGCACCCAGGGAACAGCTGCTGGTGCTAGTGATCTTTATGACATCACTAAAATGCCAGCTAATGTAAAACCCTCGCCTAATCCGCGACACAGTCCAGCTGTGGAGGCTGCAGGTCCAAGACAGCAGCAGAGAAAAGTTCAgcagaagaaaaagaaaaaaggtggcaaatggtaa
- the LOC103570000 gene encoding probable sodium/potassium/calcium exchanger CG1090, with protein sequence MSPATVSKTPNMRRRLSRREKWPLHLGLFFTYILIQLATSSNSASTSPPVDSTPASTAQYISTSTFKSTTAAAAAAEQKKEVTQEPKVVEPAKEKPKVETTSVPKTKEPTKNKSNEREPVVKKEIDGTTNTTQARTTVSPKSVNPTWRPKRDNCSAPAIEQFPRPLMGPGARKHGGLIIHILVAVYTFFGLAIVCDDYFVASLDRICEELRLTPDVAGATFMAAGSSAPELATVIIGVFFAKDDIGVSGVIGSAVFNIMFVISVCGLCTSTVSKLNWWPLCRDSFFYFISILIMLGTIYNEIISWPESLFMLIMYGVYCVVLSYNSRLERWAKSYNLPFLPKDDEPAEESALVSYRSLQEDRTSYTGPNSPVTEQVAAQGGIGFEPIQQQQQQQQAPPAPKQPEYYKAKEPDPNEVSPLERPTEGGQWALFKWGLVYPIHYTCRATMPDCRQEKWRSWYPFTFCISMIWISFYSYIMVWMITIIGNTLGIPDTVMGLTFVAAGVSVPDALSSLAVIKEGLGDMAVSNAVGSNVFDILVCLGLPWFIQTAMIQPGSHVNVTSRGLTYSTLSLLSTVVFLVVATHLNGWKLDRRYGVILMIWYLIFIIFASLYELNVFGQMNPPVCPSVF encoded by the exons ATGTCACCTGCTACCGTAAGTAAG actCCAAACATGCGGAGACGGTTATCACGTCGAGAAAAATGGCCTTTGCATTTGggattattttttacgtaCATCCTTATCCAATTAGCAACGTCATCAAACTCGGCATCGACGTCGCCTCCTGTAGATTCAACGCCAGCTTCTACGGCACAGTATATTTCTACATCAACATTTAAatcaacaacagcagcagcagcagcagctgAACAGAAGAAAGAAGTAACCCAGGAACCCAAAGTCGTTGAGCCAGCGAAGGAGAAGCCCAAAGTTGAAACGACATCGGTACCTAAGACAAAAGAGCCCACTAAGAACAAGTCAAATGAGCGGGAGCCTGTGGTTAAAAAAGAAATCGACGGTACAACGAATACG acTCAAGCTCGTACGACTGTTTCTCCAAAGTCAGTCAACCCGACATGGAGACCTAAACGTGATAATTGCAGCGCACCTGCTATCGAACAATTTCCCCGACCGCTGATGGGTCCTGGTGCTAGAAAACACGGTGGTCTTATCATTCATATCCTCGTGGCAGTTTACACATTTTTCGGACTCGCGATTGTCTGCGATGATTATTTTGTCGCGAGTTTGGATCGCATTTGTGAAGAATTGAGACTAACACCAGATGTTGCGGGCGCGACATTTATGGCAGCTGGTTCATCAGCTCCAGAGTTAGCGACCGTTATTATCGGTGTATTTTTTGCAAAAGATGACATTGGTGTCAGTGGAGTAATTGGTAGCGCGGTATTTAATATAATGTTCGTTATATCAGTTTGCGGTTTGTGCACATCGACGGTGTCGAAACTCAACTGGTGGCCGCTTTGCCGTGACAGTTTCTTTTACTTCATTTCTATTCTTATAATGCTCGGGACTATTTACAATGAAATAATATCTTG GCCAGAGTCACTTTTTATGCTCATCATGTACGGAGTTTATTGCGTCGTTTTGTCGTACAACAGTCGTCTTGAACGTTGGGCCAAGTCTTACAATTTGCCATTTCTTCCTAAAGACGATGAGCCTGCAGAAGAAAGTGCACTGGTTAGTTATAGATCTCTTCAAGAAGACAGAACGTCTTACACGGGACCTAATTCTCCTGTCACTGAACAAGTCGCAGCCCAGGGtg GTATAGGATTTGAACCAatacaacaacagcagcagcaacaacaagcGCCTCCAGCACCAAAACAACCAGAATATTACAAAGCGAAAGAACCAGATCCAAATGAAGTATCGCCTCTTGAGCGACCTACTGAAGGTGGACAGTGGGCCCTGTTCAAATGGGGCCTGGTTTATCCAATTCATTACACATGTCGCGCAACAATGCCTGACTGCCGACAGGAAAAGTGGCGTAGCTGGTATCCATTTACATTCTGTATCTCTATGATATGGATTAGCTTCTACAGTTACATAATGGTCTGGATGATAACGATAATTGGCAA CACATTGGGAATTCCGGATACGGTAATGGGCTTAACATTTGTGGCCGCCGGTGTGAGTGTCCCTGACGCTCTATCCTCTTTGGCTGTCATCAAAGAGGGACTTGGTGATATGGCTGTTAGTAACGCAGTCGGTAGCAATGTCTTTGATATCCTCGTGTGTCTTGGACTACCCTGGTTTATCCAAACTGCCATGATTCAACCTGGTTCTCATGTCAATGTCACCAGTAGAG GTCTTACATACTCAACTCTGTCGCTACTATCAACTGTTGTCTTTCTCGTGGTCGCGACTCATTTGAACGGTTGGAAATTAGATCGAAGATACGGCGTGATCTTGATGATATGGTAtcttattttcataatattcgCTTCACTATACGAGCTCAATGTCTTCGGTCAAATGAATCCACCAGTTTGTCCCAgcgtattttaa